The following are from one region of the Rhinoraja longicauda isolate Sanriku21f chromosome 33, sRhiLon1.1, whole genome shotgun sequence genome:
- the LOC144609053 gene encoding myocardial zonula adherens protein-like — MPQFKTATTCTIAETPETHRRANVRRVRLTLHAEGNSASAKDGIKSKGETETPLHNGFGSNSTPKGTVYGVVQRADTNNAEVVVYEWSVNQLKEEMKYIKEVRQSLEQVRKQMFGEFNGMKEKMQQLNDEMRASETQQTNMKKVVESNSSALDQYKQMNNSLTAMTLDLQRTLLDSAVDANKRQDKMKDLQKSYKQSQEQMREKNHQIQNAQMENQILKLKIESSQEANASTMRDMTRKLYSQYENKLQEAERKHQTEKEALQARINQALQELKEANQRVLAVEQKIAERDQRIQEMDHLIARMTEERHLLQQRLQEYEEQLRQLRQRDEPDARSNERSQRVEEKAASLRERIQHLDNMVHCQQKKVKCMIEEIEILKSKVQHKDAIIESMVDRISFLEAENKELQDKLDYMMSLDQRRTVETREQAVSCDIPIRIEPVKSNLKASTPYMRLMELSLQRVIP; from the exons ATGCCACAGTTCAAGACAGCCACAACATGCACCATCGCAGAGACTCCTGAAACACACAGGAGG GCAAATGTTCGGAGAGTACGGCTCACACTACACGCTGAAGGGAACTCTGCCTCGGCGAAAGATGGAATCAAAAGTAAAGGAGAAACAGAAACG CCTCTTCACAATGGCTTTGGTTCCAACTCCACTCCCAAAGGCACGGTGTATGGTGTGGTTCAACGAGCTGACACAAATAACGCAGAGGTGGTTGTGTACGAGTGGTCGGTTAACCAGCTGAAAGAGGAAATGAAATACATCAAGGAG GTGCGGCAGTCGCTGGAACAAGTCAGAAAGCAAATGTTTGGCGAGTTCAATGGGATGAAGGAGAAAATGCAGCAGCTGAACGATGAAATGCGG GCATCGGAGACGCAACAAACAAACATGAAGAAGGTGGTGGAAAGCAACTCCTCGGCCCTGGATCAGTACAAGCAGATGAACAACTCCCTGACTGCCATGACGTTAGACTTGCAG CGGACCCTCTTGGACTCAGCAGTAGATGCCAACAAGAGGCAGGATAAAATGAAAGATCTCCAAAAGTCGTATAAACAGTCACAGGAGCAAATGAGGGAGAAGAATCATCAGATACAGAATGCACAGATGGAGAACCAGATCTTGAAACTTAAG ATAGAATCTTCTCAGGAAGCCAACGCCAGTACAATGCGAGACATGACCAGGAAGCTCTACAGCCAATATGAAAATAAACTGCAAGAAGCTGAGCGGAAGCACCAAACAGAAAAGGAAGCTCTGCAG GCACGAATAAACCAGGCGCTCCAAGAACTGAAGGAAGCCAACCAGAGGGTCTTGGCAGTGGAGCAAAAAATAGCAGAAAGGGACCAGAGGATTCAGGAGATGGACCATCTCATCGCTCGTATGACGGAG GAACGTCACCTCTTGCAGCAGAGGTTACAGGAATACGAGGAGCAACTGCGGCAGCTCAGACAGAGAGATGAACCAGACGCACGAAGCAATGAGAG GTCCcagagagtggaggagaaagCTGCCAGTCTGCGGGAAAGAATCCAACACCTGGACAACATGGTACACTGTCAACAGAAGAAAGTCAAGTGCATGATTGAAGAG attgaaatTCTTAAGAGTAAAGTCCAACACAAAGATGCAATTATTGAGAGTATGGTGGATCGGATTTCTTTCTTGGAAGCTGAG AATAAAGAACTACAAGACAAATTGGACTACATGATGTCACTAGATCAACGGAGAACAGTGGAGACCAGGGAACAAGCCGTGTCTTGTGATATTCCCATCAG GATTGAGCCAGTGAAAAGCAACCTAAAAGCATCCACGCCGTACATGAGGCTGATGGAGTTGAGTCTACAGAGAGTGATACCCTGA